A portion of the Aquamicrobium lusatiense genome contains these proteins:
- a CDS encoding LacI family DNA-binding transcriptional regulator: MDGGKPTRKTTIYDLATLAGTSASAVSAVLNGTWKKRRISSQLAEKITRLAQEQGYAVNMQASLLRREKSRIIGMIVPKYDNRYFGSIVETFEAMARQRDLFPIITCTRRDPDLEMEAARTMLSYQVEWLISTGATNPDRITDLCGPAGVRSLNLDLPGSHAPSVISDNFAGARELTRRVLVNCRQRLGQALPLLFIGGRGNDHNTSERIRGFRAAHEEVGIEVDENHILACGYAPEKAEGALGALAQREGVLPQGMFVNSTISLEGVMRWIRRSGHYEGRAPVMGCFDWDPFAALLADDIEMVRQDVPQMLAAVFDIIENGAPQNARIEIPPVFVSRG; this comes from the coding sequence ATGGATGGCGGCAAGCCGACCAGAAAGACGACCATCTACGATCTGGCGACACTGGCCGGCACCTCGGCCAGTGCCGTCAGTGCGGTGCTCAACGGCACATGGAAGAAGCGCCGTATCAGCAGCCAGCTGGCCGAGAAGATCACCAGGCTGGCGCAGGAGCAGGGCTATGCGGTCAACATGCAGGCAAGCCTGCTGCGCCGGGAGAAATCCCGGATCATCGGCATGATCGTGCCGAAATACGACAACCGCTATTTCGGCTCCATCGTCGAAACCTTCGAGGCGATGGCCCGCCAGCGCGATCTGTTTCCGATCATCACCTGCACGCGCCGCGATCCCGACCTGGAGATGGAGGCCGCGCGCACCATGCTCTCCTATCAGGTCGAATGGCTGATCTCGACCGGCGCCACCAATCCCGACCGTATCACCGATCTGTGTGGGCCGGCCGGCGTGCGCAGTCTCAATCTCGATCTTCCCGGCTCACATGCCCCATCGGTCATCTCCGACAACTTCGCGGGTGCGCGGGAACTGACGCGCCGTGTTCTCGTCAATTGCCGTCAGAGGCTTGGACAGGCACTGCCGCTGCTGTTCATTGGCGGGCGCGGGAACGACCACAACACCAGCGAGCGCATCCGTGGCTTTCGCGCGGCGCATGAGGAGGTTGGGATCGAGGTGGACGAAAACCACATTCTGGCCTGCGGCTATGCGCCGGAAAAGGCCGAAGGCGCGCTTGGCGCGCTGGCGCAGCGGGAAGGGGTTCTGCCACAGGGCATGTTCGTCAACTCCACGATTTCCCTTGAGGGGGTGATGCGCTGGATACGCCGTTCCGGCCATTACGAGGGCCGTGCGCCGGTGATGGGTTGCTTCGACTGGGACCCCTTCGCGGCTCTGCTTGCCGACGACATCGAGATGGTGCGTCAGGACGTGCCGCAGATGCTGGCGGCCGTGTTCGACATTATAGAAAACGGCGCGCCGCAGAACGCGCGTATAGAGATACCGCCCGTTTTCGTCAGCCGCGGCTAG
- a CDS encoding glycine betaine ABC transporter substrate-binding protein — translation MIRKLTRIGLAALMAGSMATAALAQDGKPVKIGWAAWSDAEFVTKLAAKLIEDELGQKVELVQTDVAPLYQGVSRGDIDAMMMAWLPETHADYFKRIEDKVDTLGTIYDGAKLGWVVPDYIPESEISSIEDLGKAEVKEKLGGEVQGIDPGAGLTRLSEKAITDYGLDYKLQISSEAGMLTTVDRSMRTEKWFVATAWSPHWMFGKYKLRYIDDPKESLGKAEHIDILARKGFKDDNPKVAELLSRMKVEIPELEAAMFDAQETSYEKAVEKYISENPDKVKEWVGAK, via the coding sequence ATGATCAGGAAACTTACGCGCATCGGCCTTGCTGCCCTGATGGCGGGCAGCATGGCAACGGCCGCCCTCGCGCAGGACGGCAAGCCGGTGAAAATCGGCTGGGCCGCATGGTCCGACGCGGAATTCGTGACCAAGCTTGCCGCGAAGCTCATCGAGGACGAACTCGGCCAGAAGGTCGAACTGGTTCAGACCGACGTGGCGCCGCTTTATCAGGGCGTGAGCCGCGGCGACATCGACGCCATGATGATGGCGTGGCTGCCGGAAACCCATGCCGACTACTTCAAGCGGATCGAAGACAAGGTCGATACGCTCGGCACCATCTATGACGGCGCCAAGCTTGGCTGGGTGGTTCCCGACTACATCCCCGAGAGCGAGATTTCCTCGATCGAGGATCTGGGCAAGGCCGAGGTGAAGGAAAAGCTCGGCGGCGAGGTGCAGGGCATCGATCCGGGCGCCGGCCTGACCCGTCTTTCCGAAAAGGCGATCACCGATTACGGGCTCGACTACAAGCTTCAGATTTCCAGTGAAGCGGGAATGCTGACCACGGTCGACCGCTCCATGCGCACCGAGAAATGGTTCGTGGCCACCGCATGGAGCCCGCACTGGATGTTCGGCAAGTACAAGCTGCGCTACATCGACGACCCCAAGGAGTCGCTCGGCAAGGCGGAGCACATCGACATCCTAGCCCGCAAGGGTTTCAAGGATGACAACCCGAAGGTGGCCGAACTGCTCTCGCGCATGAAGGTGGAGATTCCGGAACTGGAAGCGGCCATGTTCGATGCGCAGGAAACCTCCTATGAAAAGGCGGTCGAAAAATACATCTCCGAGAACCCGGACAAGGTGAAGGAGTGGGTCGGCGCCAAGTAG
- a CDS encoding ABC transporter permease, whose product MDFDFNVGHGADVTVNYILDNFTPALDGIAAAIGFVTGGLQSLLTGTSPLVGIAILTLLSLWRVSWKFALFTIVSLALVNHMGLWQSTMQTLSLVLSATVIAVVVGIPAGIAMARSDRVAGLFRPVLDLMQTMPAFVYLIPAAMFFGLGAVPGTIATVIFAMPPVVRLTNLGIRQVQEELVEAGQAFGCTPSQLLFKVQLPNALPSIMAGINQTIMLSLSMVVIASMIGAGGLGNHVLTGIQRLDVGAGFEGGLAVVILAVVLDRITQSFGKGGSGFLSLLAFRKAGDRLQASAPAKVPAADDKQRSAAA is encoded by the coding sequence ATGGACTTCGATTTCAACGTCGGCCACGGCGCCGACGTCACCGTCAACTACATACTCGACAACTTCACCCCGGCGCTCGACGGCATCGCGGCGGCGATCGGCTTCGTCACAGGCGGCCTGCAATCGCTGCTCACCGGCACCTCGCCGCTGGTCGGCATCGCCATCCTGACCCTGCTTTCGCTGTGGAGGGTGAGCTGGAAGTTCGCGCTCTTCACGATAGTGTCGCTGGCGCTGGTCAACCATATGGGCCTGTGGCAAAGCACCATGCAGACGCTGTCGCTGGTGCTTTCCGCCACCGTGATCGCCGTCGTCGTCGGCATTCCCGCCGGCATCGCCATGGCCCGCTCGGACCGGGTGGCCGGCCTGTTCAGGCCCGTGCTCGACCTGATGCAGACCATGCCGGCCTTTGTCTATCTGATCCCGGCCGCCATGTTCTTCGGCCTTGGCGCCGTGCCCGGCACAATCGCCACGGTGATCTTCGCCATGCCGCCGGTGGTGCGCCTGACCAATCTGGGCATCCGGCAGGTTCAGGAAGAGCTGGTCGAGGCCGGGCAGGCTTTCGGCTGCACCCCCTCTCAGCTTCTGTTCAAGGTGCAACTGCCCAATGCCCTGCCCTCCATCATGGCCGGCATCAACCAGACGATCATGCTGTCGCTGTCGATGGTGGTCATCGCCTCGATGATCGGCGCCGGCGGGCTCGGCAATCATGTTTTGACCGGCATCCAGCGCCTTGACGTGGGCGCCGGTTTCGAGGGCGGCCTGGCCGTCGTCATTCTGGCCGTGGTCCTCGACAGGATCACCCAGAGCTTCGGCAAGGGCGGTTCGGGCTTCCTGAGCCTCCTTGCCTTCCGAAAGGCGGGGGACCGTTTGCAGGCGTCAGCGCCGGCCAAGGTTCCGGCTGCCGATGACAAGCAGCGGTCAGCCGCCGCTTGA
- the proV gene encoding glycine betaine/L-proline ABC transporter ATP-binding protein ProV, with the protein MTSTTEKNGSNGHSEVKLRLKNVYKIFGSNVKSALDMTRAGKSKTEIHATTGCTIGVDDVSFDIMDGEIFVIMGLSGSGKSTLLRLLNRLIEPTSGVIEVNGEDITRLSTRDLIELRRRDMSMVFQSFALLPNRNVLNNAAFGLEVSGVGEAERTQKAMAALEAVGLRDYAMSRPDQLSGGMKQRVGLARALASEPTILLMDEAFSALDPLIRTEMQDELMRLQAEHSRTVIFVSHDLDEAMRIGDRICIMQHGKVVQVGTPDEIVSQPANDYVRSFFRNVDVSQVFKAGDVARRTQLTLVDRRGATAAAALEQMSQSDRDVAIVVGRDKKYHGMISQDVLVQKIRAKDADPYRNAFLQDVTPIPAGEPLSNVLGLVAASRWPVPVVDERGRYVGSLSKSSLLETLDRAG; encoded by the coding sequence ATGACTTCAACGACCGAAAAAAACGGATCGAATGGACATTCCGAAGTAAAACTTCGATTGAAGAATGTTTATAAAATCTTCGGAAGCAACGTCAAAAGCGCTCTCGATATGACGAGGGCTGGCAAAAGCAAAACCGAAATCCACGCAACCACCGGCTGTACGATCGGTGTCGACGATGTCAGCTTCGACATCATGGATGGCGAGATCTTCGTCATCATGGGCCTTTCAGGTTCCGGCAAGTCGACGCTGCTTCGCCTTCTCAACCGCCTCATCGAGCCCACCTCGGGCGTCATCGAGGTCAATGGCGAAGACATAACCAGGCTGTCGACACGCGACCTCATCGAGCTTCGCCGCCGCGACATGAGCATGGTGTTCCAGTCCTTCGCCCTGCTGCCAAACCGCAATGTGCTGAACAACGCCGCGTTCGGGCTCGAAGTGTCCGGCGTCGGCGAAGCTGAGCGTACGCAAAAGGCGATGGCAGCGCTTGAGGCCGTCGGCCTCAGGGATTACGCCATGAGCCGGCCGGACCAGCTTTCCGGCGGCATGAAACAGCGCGTGGGGCTTGCCCGGGCGCTCGCCAGCGAGCCGACCATCCTTCTGATGGACGAAGCCTTCTCCGCACTTGATCCGCTGATCCGCACCGAAATGCAGGATGAACTGATGCGCCTGCAGGCCGAGCACAGCCGCACCGTCATCTTCGTCAGCCACGACCTTGACGAGGCCATGCGCATCGGCGACCGCATCTGCATCATGCAGCACGGCAAGGTGGTGCAGGTGGGAACGCCGGACGAGATCGTCTCCCAACCGGCCAACGACTATGTGCGCTCCTTCTTCCGCAATGTGGACGTCTCGCAGGTGTTCAAGGCCGGAGACGTGGCGCGCCGCACCCAGCTGACCCTCGTGGATCGGCGCGGGGCCACCGCTGCGGCGGCACTTGAGCAGATGTCGCAAAGCGACCGTGACGTCGCCATCGTCGTCGGCCGCGACAAGAAATATCACGGCATGATCAGCCAGGACGTGCTGGTCCAGAAGATCAGGGCGAAGGATGCGGACCCGTATCGCAACGCCTTTCTTCAGGATGTGACGCCCATTCCCGCGGGCGAGCCTCTTTCGAATGTGCTGGGACTCGTTGCAGCGAGCCGCTGGCCGGTACCCGTGGTCGATGAGCGGGGGCGCTATGTCGGCTCCCTCAGCAAGTCGTCGCTTCTGGAAACGCTCGACCGCGCTGGCTGA
- a CDS encoding sensor domain-containing diguanylate cyclase has product MSIDAALIDSANIFELAPISLWLEDYSGLRRQFDIWRAEGVSDLGAFLREDTSRLDLCTSQIRVLKVNRKTLSLFEADDVDHLVANLHRIFNADMLEPHIGEMVQLWNGSDHFSSNTVNYSLGGRRIDIQLKGRILPGHEESWDRVLLAIEDVTAREDALREQDRHKQYAQGLFEHSPISLWVEDFSRIKQLMDDVRQRGIVDFRVFTDVHPEFVHQCLSEIRVLDINNETLALFLADDKKTLLQSLPQIFRYEMASHFREQLIDLWNGILFQRREVVNYALDGSERHVLMQFSVLPGREDDWSLVQVALTDITARKKAEAYLEYLGKHDVLTKLHNRAYYVDELNRLERKGEAPVSIIILDLNGLKTANDQWGHAAGDGLLRRVGEVLNEAVTQPGHAARIGGDEFAVVLPYIDERGAEAMVDNIRRLIGINNQYYSQMELKLSLGAATSLPGEKLEAVARRADLLMYEDKRAHYSAANPDDI; this is encoded by the coding sequence ATGAGCATCGACGCCGCACTGATCGACAGCGCCAACATATTCGAGCTGGCGCCAATCTCCCTGTGGCTGGAAGACTACAGCGGTCTGCGCAGGCAGTTCGACATCTGGCGTGCCGAGGGCGTTTCGGATCTGGGCGCCTTTCTGAGAGAAGACACCAGCCGCCTCGATCTGTGCACCAGTCAGATCCGCGTGCTCAAGGTCAATCGCAAGACGCTCTCGCTGTTCGAGGCCGATGACGTCGATCATCTGGTGGCGAACCTGCATCGGATTTTCAATGCCGACATGCTGGAGCCGCACATCGGGGAAATGGTCCAGCTCTGGAACGGCTCGGACCATTTCAGCAGCAACACGGTGAACTATTCGCTGGGCGGCCGGCGCATCGATATCCAGCTCAAGGGCCGCATACTTCCCGGCCACGAGGAAAGCTGGGATCGGGTTCTGCTGGCCATCGAGGATGTCACCGCGCGCGAGGATGCGCTGCGCGAACAGGATCGCCACAAGCAATATGCACAGGGGCTTTTCGAGCACTCGCCCATTTCGCTGTGGGTCGAGGATTTCAGCCGCATCAAGCAGTTGATGGATGATGTGCGCCAGCGCGGCATCGTCGATTTTCGCGTGTTCACCGACGTGCACCCCGAATTCGTGCACCAGTGCCTCAGCGAGATCCGGGTGCTGGACATCAACAACGAGACGCTGGCCCTATTTCTCGCGGACGACAAGAAGACGCTGTTGCAGAGCCTGCCGCAAATCTTCCGATATGAAATGGCATCGCACTTCCGCGAGCAGCTTATCGACCTGTGGAACGGCATCCTCTTCCAGAGGCGCGAAGTGGTGAACTATGCGCTCGACGGGTCCGAGCGCCATGTTCTCATGCAATTCTCGGTTTTGCCGGGACGCGAAGACGACTGGTCGCTTGTGCAGGTGGCGCTGACCGACATCACCGCCCGCAAGAAGGCCGAAGCCTATCTGGAATATCTCGGCAAGCACGACGTGCTCACCAAGTTGCACAATCGCGCCTATTACGTCGATGAGCTCAACCGGCTGGAGCGCAAGGGCGAGGCGCCGGTTTCGATCATCATTCTCGATCTCAACGGCCTCAAGACCGCAAACGATCAATGGGGCCATGCCGCAGGTGACGGGTTGCTGCGCCGCGTTGGCGAAGTGCTCAACGAAGCGGTGACACAGCCAGGCCATGCCGCCCGCATTGGCGGCGACGAGTTCGCTGTCGTTCTGCCCTATATCGACGAACGCGGCGCCGAGGCCATGGTCGATAACATCAGGCGGCTCATCGGCATCAACAACCAGTATTATTCGCAGATGGAACTGAAGCTTTCCCTCGGAGCAGCCACGAGCCTGCCGGGCGAGAAGCTGGAAGCCGTCGCCAGACGGGCGGACCTTCTCATGTACGAAGACAAGCGCGCCCATTACTCCGCCGCCAACCCCGACGACATCTGA
- a CDS encoding methionyl-tRNA formyltransferase, which translates to MRIAIIGQQAFGKSVLEAFLARGDEVAGVFCAPEKPGARPDPLRLAAEELGLRVFQLPNLKSPTAEGALRALDVDLAVMAYVLQFAPQSFVNIPRHGTIQYHPSLLPKYRGPSSINWPIIKGDTETGLTIFRPTDGLDEGPVILQKRVAIGPEDTLGTVYFDGLFPLGVEAMLEAADLVVEGRHTETVQDEDAASYEGWCRDAEARISWSAHIDMIHNLIRGCDPAPGAWTTVLGEKVRLFEARKHQVRRFGDVQGKPGEIVGIAEETITISVQGGTVEIAKVRTEAGKKMSAAAFAKSLGLSTGDKLESHAAPDLAAASGQ; encoded by the coding sequence ATGCGCATTGCAATTATTGGCCAGCAGGCCTTCGGTAAGAGTGTACTGGAAGCCTTTCTGGCCCGGGGCGACGAAGTCGCCGGCGTTTTCTGTGCCCCCGAAAAGCCGGGCGCGCGTCCCGATCCGTTGCGGCTGGCCGCGGAGGAACTTGGGCTGCGCGTATTCCAGCTTCCCAACCTGAAAAGCCCGACGGCCGAAGGCGCTTTACGCGCGCTCGACGTCGATCTTGCCGTCATGGCCTATGTGCTGCAGTTCGCGCCGCAGTCCTTCGTCAACATTCCAAGGCATGGCACCATCCAGTACCATCCCTCGCTGCTGCCGAAATATCGCGGTCCAAGTTCCATCAACTGGCCGATCATCAAGGGTGACACGGAGACAGGCCTCACCATCTTCCGCCCGACTGACGGGCTGGATGAAGGCCCGGTCATCCTCCAGAAGCGCGTTGCCATCGGGCCGGAGGACACGCTCGGCACCGTCTATTTCGACGGCCTGTTTCCGCTCGGCGTCGAAGCGATGCTGGAGGCCGCCGACCTCGTGGTCGAAGGACGTCACACCGAAACCGTGCAGGACGAGGACGCGGCTTCCTATGAAGGCTGGTGTCGCGATGCGGAGGCGAGGATCAGCTGGAGCGCGCACATCGACATGATTCACAACCTCATCCGTGGTTGTGACCCGGCACCCGGCGCATGGACGACCGTGCTTGGTGAGAAGGTGCGGCTGTTCGAGGCCAGAAAGCATCAGGTGCGCCGCTTTGGCGACGTTCAGGGCAAGCCGGGCGAGATCGTGGGGATTGCGGAGGAAACGATCACCATATCCGTGCAAGGCGGCACGGTGGAGATCGCCAAGGTGCGCACGGAAGCGGGAAAGAAGATGTCGGCAGCGGCATTCGCGAAATCGCTGGGTCTTTCGACCGGCGATAAGCTGGAGTCGCATGCAGCTCCCGATCTCGCGGCGGCGTCAGGCCAGTAG
- a CDS encoding aldehyde dehydrogenase family protein — MLNRVSDDVQKLLIDGVRVPASSGRSFETLNPATGEVLARVAEADAADVDAAVRSARAAFEGSWGHMKASERGALLLKLADLIRRNEDELVQLESLDSGKPVSAIRRQDLPAVIDTLTYYAGMADKINGQVIPARPDALTYTVREPLGVVGAIIPWNFPLMIGMWKIAPALACGCTVVLKPAEITPLTALRIGELAFEAGFPAGVLNVVPGFGKVAGQALVDHPDVDKVTFTGSPVVGRQILQSSAGNLKRVTLELGGKSANIIFPDADIDAAVKAASAGIFFNTGQVCSAGSRILVHHSIHDEVVERLAARAQTTRIGNPQDTSTGMGPLVSEVQMKRVLDYIEIGRNEGAALVTGGSRHGNAGYFVEPTVFAGVRHEMRISQEEIFGPVAAVIPFQDEEDALRIANGTVYSLAAGVWTGDIGRAHRFTRRLKAGTVWVNTYGPTDIRLPWGGARDSGFGREHGEAAIDNFTEPKVVWINTGR, encoded by the coding sequence TTGCTGAACCGAGTTTCCGACGACGTACAAAAGCTGCTGATAGACGGGGTCCGCGTTCCTGCATCTTCCGGACGCAGCTTCGAGACGCTGAACCCCGCCACCGGCGAGGTTCTGGCCAGGGTGGCCGAGGCTGACGCGGCCGATGTCGACGCCGCCGTGCGTTCGGCGCGCGCCGCCTTCGAAGGCTCATGGGGCCACATGAAGGCCAGCGAGCGCGGCGCCCTGCTGCTGAAGCTGGCGGACCTGATCCGCCGCAACGAGGACGAGCTGGTGCAGCTCGAAAGCCTGGATTCGGGCAAGCCCGTTTCGGCCATCCGCCGTCAGGATCTGCCGGCGGTCATCGACACCCTCACCTACTATGCCGGCATGGCCGACAAGATCAACGGACAGGTCATCCCCGCCCGTCCCGATGCGCTCACCTACACCGTGCGCGAACCGCTGGGCGTGGTCGGTGCCATCATCCCGTGGAACTTCCCGCTGATGATCGGCATGTGGAAGATCGCGCCGGCACTTGCCTGCGGCTGCACGGTGGTGCTGAAGCCGGCGGAAATCACGCCGCTGACCGCCCTGCGCATCGGCGAACTGGCTTTCGAGGCCGGCTTCCCGGCCGGTGTGCTCAACGTCGTTCCGGGCTTCGGCAAAGTGGCCGGGCAGGCGCTTGTCGATCACCCGGATGTGGACAAGGTGACCTTCACAGGCTCGCCGGTGGTCGGACGCCAGATTCTGCAAAGCTCGGCCGGCAACCTCAAGCGCGTGACGCTGGAGCTTGGCGGCAAGTCGGCCAACATCATCTTCCCGGATGCCGATATCGACGCAGCGGTGAAGGCCGCCAGCGCCGGCATTTTCTTCAACACGGGCCAGGTCTGCTCGGCCGGCTCGCGCATTCTCGTGCATCACAGCATACATGACGAGGTCGTGGAACGACTGGCCGCGCGGGCGCAGACCACCCGTATCGGCAATCCGCAGGACACGTCGACGGGCATGGGCCCGCTGGTGTCTGAAGTGCAGATGAAGCGCGTGCTCGACTATATCGAGATCGGCCGCAACGAAGGCGCCGCGCTGGTCACCGGCGGTTCGCGCCACGGCAATGCCGGTTATTTCGTGGAGCCGACGGTCTTCGCCGGCGTGCGCCACGAAATGCGCATCTCGCAGGAAGAGATCTTCGGTCCCGTGGCGGCTGTCATTCCCTTCCAGGATGAAGAGGATGCGCTGCGCATCGCCAACGGCACGGTCTACAGCCTCGCCGCCGGTGTGTGGACCGGGGATATCGGCCGGGCGCATCGTTTCACCCGCCGCCTGAAAGCAGGCACGGTCTGGGTCAACACCTACGGCCCCACCGATATTCGTCTGCCATGGGGCGGCGCGCGTGATTCCGGCTTCGGCCGCGAGCATGGCGAGGCGGCCATCGACAACTTCACCGAACCCAAAGTCGTCTGGATCAACACGGGCCGCTGA
- a CDS encoding substrate-binding domain-containing protein, protein MIEIEIEPVWRFRRRKDAQSLQIMLDFLAEIRASGKIAAAAGRAGVSYRHAWNLIEKWSEFFNTPLVVRRQGSGTRLTPFGEKLVWAGQRLEARLRPFLQNLSQELETEVNQMLTQGPLVLRVHASHGFAVPKLRELLSLEADIDVDFRYVSNQSSLVSLVHDGCDLAGMHLPQGELRKQAIVAAKGLLDTRTHRVISFVTREMGLMVRPGNPLGISELRQLVDPQIRFVNRDPDSGTRLLFDQLLARHRIDGSRINGYEHSEFTHAAVAAYVASGYADVAFGVEAAARQFDLDFVRLLTEDYVFVCHKQILDLEAVQCVLSVMRGPEFHAAITTLPGYRVKEAGEIKTISEVFRETQ, encoded by the coding sequence ATGATCGAGATTGAAATCGAACCTGTCTGGCGATTCCGCCGCCGCAAGGATGCGCAGTCCCTTCAGATCATGCTGGATTTTCTGGCCGAGATCCGTGCGTCGGGAAAGATCGCCGCCGCTGCCGGCCGGGCCGGCGTTTCCTATCGCCATGCCTGGAACCTGATCGAGAAATGGTCGGAGTTCTTCAACACGCCGCTCGTCGTGCGCCGGCAGGGCAGCGGCACAAGGCTGACGCCGTTCGGCGAAAAGCTGGTGTGGGCCGGGCAGAGGCTTGAGGCGCGGCTGCGGCCTTTTTTGCAGAACCTGTCGCAGGAGCTGGAAACAGAGGTCAACCAGATGCTCACGCAGGGACCGCTGGTGCTGCGTGTTCACGCCAGCCACGGCTTTGCCGTGCCGAAGCTGCGGGAACTGCTGAGCCTCGAAGCCGATATCGATGTCGATTTCCGCTATGTCAGCAACCAGAGTTCCTTGGTCTCTCTGGTGCATGACGGTTGCGATCTGGCCGGCATGCATCTGCCGCAGGGCGAGTTGCGAAAGCAGGCGATCGTCGCGGCAAAGGGCTTGCTCGACACCAGGACGCACCGGGTCATATCGTTCGTCACGCGCGAAATGGGATTGATGGTGCGCCCCGGCAATCCGCTTGGCATCTCGGAGCTGAGGCAGCTCGTTGATCCGCAGATCCGCTTCGTCAACCGCGACCCCGATTCCGGCACAAGGCTTCTGTTCGACCAGCTTCTTGCCCGCCACCGCATCGACGGCAGCCGCATCAACGGCTACGAGCACTCCGAGTTCACGCATGCGGCTGTCGCCGCCTATGTCGCCAGCGGCTACGCGGACGTCGCCTTCGGAGTCGAAGCGGCCGCCCGCCAGTTCGATCTCGATTTCGTGCGCCTGCTCACCGAGGATTATGTGTTCGTCTGTCACAAACAGATTCTCGATCTGGAGGCCGTCCAGTGTGTGCTTTCGGTCATGCGCGGGCCGGAGTTTCACGCTGCCATCACCACGCTGCCCGGCTACCGGGTGAAGGAAGCCGGGGAGATCAAGACCATCAGCGAGGTGTTTCGGGAAACGCAGTAG
- the glyA gene encoding serine hydroxymethyltransferase has translation MDVNIPNRPGTGSPSRFFRSGIVDTDPAVNGAIMRELGRQRDEIELIASENIVSQAVLDAQGSVLTNKYAEGYPGRRYYGGCAYVDEVEELARERARALFDCSYVNVQPNSGSQANQSVFLALMRPGDTFLGLNLAAGGHLTHGAKANVSGKWFNAVSYSVREDDHRIDLDEVRDLALKHRPKVILAGGSAYPRVIDFKAFREISDEIGAKLFVDMAHFAGLVAGGVHPNPLAHAHVVTTTTHKTLRGPRGGMVLSNDEEIGRKIDSAVFPGLQGGPLMHVIAAKAVAFGEALTPAFKGYAATVVANAKALAETLADGGVDIVSGGTDTHLMLVDLRRKKLTGKDVEAALGRAHITCNKNGIPFDPQGPTVTSGVRLGTPACTTRGFGVAEFREVGAMTMRVIDGLAANGEQGNAAVEAEVREQAQALVRRFPIYE, from the coding sequence ATGGACGTCAATATTCCCAACAGGCCGGGCACCGGCAGCCCCAGCCGCTTCTTCCGCAGCGGCATTGTCGATACCGATCCGGCCGTGAACGGCGCGATCATGCGCGAGCTTGGCCGGCAGCGCGACGAGATCGAGCTGATCGCATCCGAGAACATCGTCTCTCAGGCGGTGCTGGATGCACAGGGCTCGGTGCTCACCAACAAATATGCCGAAGGCTATCCGGGCCGGCGCTACTATGGCGGCTGCGCCTATGTGGACGAGGTGGAGGAACTCGCCCGTGAGCGCGCCCGCGCCCTGTTCGACTGCAGCTATGTGAACGTGCAGCCCAACTCCGGCAGTCAGGCCAACCAGTCGGTGTTTCTGGCCCTGATGCGTCCGGGCGACACCTTCCTCGGCCTCAACCTTGCCGCCGGCGGCCATCTTACACATGGCGCGAAGGCAAATGTGTCCGGCAAATGGTTCAACGCGGTTTCCTACAGCGTGCGGGAAGACGATCATCGCATCGACCTCGACGAGGTGCGCGACCTCGCCCTCAAGCATCGGCCCAAGGTCATTCTGGCGGGCGGTTCAGCCTATCCCCGTGTCATCGACTTCAAGGCGTTTCGCGAGATCAGCGACGAGATCGGCGCGAAGCTGTTCGTCGACATGGCGCATTTCGCGGGACTGGTGGCGGGCGGCGTTCATCCCAATCCGCTGGCGCACGCCCATGTCGTCACCACCACCACCCACAAGACGCTGCGCGGGCCGCGCGGCGGCATGGTGCTGTCGAACGACGAGGAAATCGGCCGCAAGATCGATTCCGCCGTCTTCCCCGGCCTGCAGGGCGGGCCGCTGATGCATGTCATCGCCGCCAAGGCCGTGGCTTTCGGCGAAGCCCTGACGCCCGCGTTCAAGGGTTATGCGGCAACGGTGGTGGCCAATGCGAAGGCGCTCGCCGAGACACTGGCGGATGGCGGCGTCGACATCGTGTCCGGCGGCACCGACACACATCTCATGCTGGTCGATCTGCGCCGCAAGAAGCTGACGGGCAAGGATGTGGAGGCTGCACTTGGACGCGCCCACATCACCTGCAACAAGAACGGCATTCCCTTCGATCCGCAGGGCCCGACCGTCACTTCCGGCGTGCGGCTCGGCACGCCCGCCTGCACCACACGCGGCTTCGGCGTGGCGGAATTCCGCGAGGTCGGCGCCATGACCATGCGCGTCATCGACGGGCTGGCGGCCAATGGCGAGCAGGGCAATGCGGCAGTCGAAGCGGAAGTGCGTGAGCAGGCGCAGGCGCTGGTCCGCAGATTCCCGATCTATGAGTGA